From Pseudoalteromonas viridis, the proteins below share one genomic window:
- a CDS encoding cytidylyltransferase domain-containing protein: MKTVAFIQARMASTRLPGKILKQLNEHSVISHLIKRLKQAEKVDEVVVLTSVNKENDELEAHLVEHGIACFRGSETDVLGRFASALNEYPAQHVVRITADSPFICPEIVDELVRKYQETGADYAFLSESFAEGVDCEVIASQVLKNIADLAKLDSEREHVTLYLFNHREDFDIYELGCDSDDSGYRFTLDTIEDQLVVEAMAAHFGEQSTQINYADIKQFFDQHPQISALNQHIIRNEGLIISLEKEGRQI, encoded by the coding sequence ATGAAGACAGTTGCGTTTATTCAAGCAAGAATGGCTTCGACTCGTTTGCCTGGGAAAATACTTAAGCAGTTGAACGAGCATAGTGTTATCTCACATCTTATTAAGCGGCTAAAGCAAGCTGAGAAGGTGGACGAGGTGGTTGTGTTGACGTCAGTGAATAAAGAGAATGATGAGCTTGAGGCGCACTTAGTTGAGCATGGTATTGCCTGCTTTAGAGGCAGTGAAACCGACGTTTTGGGCCGCTTTGCGTCTGCATTAAATGAGTACCCAGCCCAACATGTTGTACGCATTACCGCTGACTCTCCGTTTATATGCCCCGAAATTGTAGATGAATTGGTACGAAAATATCAGGAAACTGGTGCGGACTATGCTTTTTTGAGTGAATCTTTTGCTGAAGGCGTAGATTGTGAAGTGATCGCTTCGCAGGTATTGAAAAACATAGCGGATCTAGCAAAGCTGGACTCAGAACGAGAGCATGTCACTTTGTATTTGTTCAATCACCGTGAAGACTTTGATATCTATGAACTGGGCTGTGACTCGGATGACAGTGGATATCGTTTTACGCTTGACACCATAGAAGACCAACTTGTTGTTGAAGCAATGGCTGCACATTTTGGTGAACAAAGCACCCAGATCAATTATGCTGATATCAAGCAGTTTTTTGATCAACATCCCCAAATATCCGCTCTTAATCAGCATATAATCCGTAATGAAGGTTTGATTATTTCACTCGAAAAAGAAGGGCGTCAGATATGA